A segment of the Homoserinimonas aerilata genome:
GACTGCCCAGCGGCCGCCCAGCTCGGGCGTTAGCCCCAGGGCGTTCGCAGCTCACGACCGCCGGAACGACAACGGGTCGGTCAGCAGGGGTGCGAACGCCAGCTCGGCCGCGCCGATCATGACCCGACGCGAACGCAGTCGTGCGCGACTGAGCGTGACGGCACGCGAGTGCCCCGAGAGCGATCGAAGGTTCAGCGTCCCCCCGAGCCTCTCCTCCGAGACGGTGAGAAGGGCTCCGAGGTAACCGCCGAGCACGACCATCTCCGGGTCGAAGATGTTGACGAGGTTGGTCAGGGCGATCGAGAGGAAGCCGAGCTGACGCTGCACCTCCTCGAGAACAGCATGATCACGTGTGACCCCGAGCTCGATGTCCAGCTCGTGCTCGTCGGCTCTCGTCAGCCTGAGCGGTTCCAGAATGGATGCGAGATTCACCTCTGTCTCGAGGCATCCGATGCGTCCGCAATGGCAGCGACGGCCGTTGCTGTTCACCATGATGTGGCCGAGCTCACCCGCGAAACCCGTCGTACCTCGAAGCGGCGCACCATCGATTATGACGCCGCCGCCGATTCCATTCGTGCCACCGTTGACGAACACCAGGTCGCGAACGCCGCGCGCCGCACCAAACATGTTCTCGGCGATCGCGCCGACACTCGCATCGTTGGCGACATACACGGGCAGCGCGAACGCGTCTGCCATCGGGGTCGCGAGATCGACATCGTGCCATGAGAGTTGCGGCGCGTTGACGATGCGCGAGTTGCTCGCATTCACCAGCCCGGGAACAGCCACGCCGATACCGACGATGTCATAGTTCGCCCGAATCTCGGGCTGCATCCCCCCAACGATCGACCGGGCGACAGCGACTGTCTCGGCCGGGGTCGGTATGTGGGCGGTGTCGAAGCGCACGCTGCGAATGATCTCGCCGCCGAGACCGACGAGCCCTATGGCGATACTCCTGCCCTCGGGGTTCACCGTGATCGCGGCCAGCCGTGGCTGAGGATGGACCCGGAGGCTTGGCCTCCCGATCTGCCCGACGACGGTCTCCGGCTCACCCTCGTACGCAAGCCCGGCTTCGACGAGTTCGGAGACGAGAACCGCAATGGTGGAGCGATTGA
Coding sequences within it:
- a CDS encoding ROK family transcriptional regulator, with amino-acid sequence MSRRADVTDARTAPPSAPRTGTRTSNDQLRRFNLSMLMELLHHNGGCSRAELTRQTGLNRSTIAVLVSELVEAGLAYEGEPETVVGQIGRPSLRVHPQPRLAAITVNPEGRSIAIGLVGLGGEIIRSVRFDTAHIPTPAETVAVARSIVGGMQPEIRANYDIVGIGVAVPGLVNASNSRIVNAPQLSWHDVDLATPMADAFALPVYVANDASVGAIAENMFGAARGVRDLVFVNGGTNGIGGGVIIDGAPLRGTTGFAGELGHIMVNSNGRRCHCGRIGCLETEVNLASILEPLRLTRADEHELDIELGVTRDHAVLEEVQRQLGFLSIALTNLVNIFDPEMVVLGGYLGALLTVSEERLGGTLNLRSLSGHSRAVTLSRARLRSRRVMIGAAELAFAPLLTDPLSFRRS